Proteins from one candidate division KSB1 bacterium genomic window:
- a CDS encoding SPFH/Band 7/PHB domain protein, whose product MQPLHWFVLALAVLVIALVIRGLRIVQQAEVVIIERLGKYHTTLTSGINIIWPFFDKPRKIVWRFLVPGAGGETSTYVLREMDRIDLRETVYDFPRQNVITADNVLIEINALLYFQITDPIKAVYEINNLPDAIEKLTQTSLRNIIGELTLDQTLTSRDTINQKLRILLDEATDKWGVRINRVELQDIMPPPDIRIAMEKQMRAERDRRAVILEAEGQKRAVILQAEGKREAQIAEAEGSKQSEILRADGEAAAIQRVANAEAEAIRAITKAVGEGGADPTKYLIALKYLETLKQIAGNTTNKVVFLPFEATGVLSSLGGIKELLQEKV is encoded by the coding sequence ATGCAACCGCTTCACTGGTTTGTGCTGGCGCTGGCAGTCCTGGTGATCGCGCTGGTCATCCGCGGCCTGCGCATTGTACAACAGGCCGAAGTCGTGATCATCGAACGTTTGGGAAAGTATCACACCACCCTCACCAGCGGCATCAACATCATCTGGCCGTTTTTCGACAAACCGCGCAAGATCGTCTGGCGTTTCCTGGTGCCGGGCGCCGGCGGCGAGACGTCCACCTACGTCTTGCGCGAGATGGATCGCATCGATCTGCGCGAAACCGTCTATGATTTTCCCCGCCAGAATGTGATCACCGCCGACAATGTGCTCATCGAGATCAACGCCCTGCTCTATTTTCAGATCACCGATCCGATCAAGGCGGTGTATGAAATCAACAATCTGCCGGACGCCATCGAAAAACTCACCCAAACCAGCCTGCGCAACATCATCGGCGAACTGACGCTCGATCAAACCCTGACCAGCCGCGACACCATCAACCAGAAACTGCGCATTCTGCTGGATGAAGCCACCGACAAATGGGGCGTGCGCATCAATCGCGTCGAGCTGCAGGACATCATGCCGCCGCCGGACATCCGCATCGCCATGGAAAAGCAGATGCGGGCCGAACGCGACCGCCGCGCCGTGATTCTTGAAGCCGAAGGCCAGAAGCGTGCGGTGATTCTGCAGGCTGAGGGCAAGCGCGAGGCGCAAATTGCCGAGGCGGAAGGCAGTAAACAGTCCGAGATTCTGCGCGCCGACGGCGAGGCCGCGGCGATTCAGCGCGTGGCCAACGCCGAAGCAGAAGCCATTCGCGCCATCACCAAGGCCGTGGGCGAGGGCGGTGCCGATCCCACGAAATACCTGATCGCCTTGAAGTATCTCGAAACTCTGAAGCAAATTGCGGGCAACACCACCAACAAGGTCGTGTTTCTGCCGTTTGAAGCCACCGGCGTTTTGTCGTCGCTGGGCGGGATCAAAGAGCTGCTGCAGGAGAAAGTCTGA
- a CDS encoding sigma 54-interacting transcriptional regulator: MTMPALENIDRASLLALVEISREINSIQDIDELLSKILQIAMQTLAAERGFILLQAPETETGFVARAAQNISPEAIADIAHISSSVVRHTLSGGEAVIWHDSDLPEGLAKTESIIAHHIRSVACVPLRLKSRLVGAIYLDSRLASTVFSATALPFLNAFANQAAIAIDNARLYQNLREENRRWRAEVQSRHRFSEIIGKSPALRRVFDVMERVLDSHAAVLIEGESGTGKELVARAIHYNGPRSEQPFVALFCGSLPETLLESELFGHKKGAFTGALTDKRGLFEVADGGTFFLDEIGDLPPTMQVKLLRVLQEGEIKRVGDTHIRRVNVRIISATNKVLKEEVRAGRFREDLYYRLNVINLTLPPLRERREDIPLLAHHFLDRFARENGRPLKGFTEKAMEQLRRHHWPGNVRELENVIARAAVLARGELITERELPFAATAVTTEWEDGLTLAEYEKRIVLNVLRAHAGHITQTAEKLGVSRRWLHYRLKEWGYEQAD; the protein is encoded by the coding sequence ATGACCATGCCTGCCCTGGAGAACATCGATCGCGCGTCGCTGCTGGCGCTGGTGGAAATCAGCCGCGAGATCAATTCCATTCAGGACATCGACGAGCTGCTCAGCAAGATTTTGCAGATTGCCATGCAGACGCTGGCGGCGGAACGCGGTTTCATTCTGCTGCAGGCGCCGGAAACCGAGACCGGCTTCGTGGCCCGTGCCGCGCAAAACATTTCCCCGGAGGCGATTGCCGACATCGCTCACATTTCCAGTTCGGTGGTGCGGCACACGCTTTCCGGCGGCGAAGCGGTGATCTGGCACGACAGTGATTTGCCCGAAGGCCTGGCCAAGACCGAAAGCATCATCGCACACCACATTCGCAGCGTGGCGTGCGTGCCCCTGCGCCTGAAGAGCCGGCTGGTGGGCGCCATCTATCTCGACAGCCGGCTGGCTTCCACGGTGTTCAGCGCAACCGCGCTGCCGTTTCTCAATGCTTTTGCCAACCAGGCGGCGATTGCCATTGACAATGCGCGGCTCTACCAGAATTTGCGGGAGGAGAACCGCCGCTGGCGCGCCGAGGTGCAATCACGCCACCGCTTCTCCGAAATTATCGGCAAAAGCCCGGCGTTGCGCCGGGTGTTCGACGTCATGGAGCGCGTGCTCGATTCGCATGCCGCGGTTTTAATCGAGGGTGAAAGCGGCACCGGCAAGGAATTGGTGGCGCGCGCGATTCACTACAACGGCCCGCGCAGCGAACAGCCGTTTGTCGCACTGTTTTGCGGTTCGCTGCCGGAGACGCTGCTGGAAAGCGAACTGTTCGGCCACAAGAAGGGCGCGTTCACCGGCGCCCTGACCGACAAGCGCGGCCTGTTCGAAGTGGCGGACGGCGGCACCTTCTTTCTGGATGAGATCGGCGACTTGCCCCCCACGATGCAGGTTAAACTGCTGCGGGTGTTGCAGGAGGGCGAGATCAAGCGCGTGGGCGACACCCACATCCGGCGGGTGAATGTGCGCATTATCTCCGCCACCAACAAGGTGCTCAAAGAGGAAGTGCGGGCCGGCCGCTTTCGCGAAGACTTGTATTACCGTCTGAACGTGATCAACCTCACCCTGCCACCTCTGCGCGAACGCCGGGAGGACATTCCCCTGCTTGCCCATCATTTCCTGGATCGCTTCGCCCGTGAGAATGGCCGGCCTCTGAAAGGATTCACCGAGAAGGCGATGGAACAGCTCCGGCGCCATCACTGGCCCGGCAATGTCCGCGAGCTGGAGAATGTCATCGCGCGCGCCGCGGTGCTGGCGCGCGGCGAGTTGATCACGGAGCGCGAGCTGCCCTTCGCCGCGACCGCGGTGACCACGGAGTGGGAGGACGGCTTGACGCTCGCCGAATACGAGAAGCGCATTGTGCTGAATGTCTTGCGCGCGCACGCCGGCCACATCACCCAAACGGCGGAAAAGCTGGGCGTGTCCCGGCGCTGGTTGCACTACCGGCTGAAAGAGTGGGGCTATGAGCAGGCAGATTGA
- a CDS encoding SCO family protein, with amino-acid sequence MAERCSGHLWWGIGAGTIMVVAAMYLGQESLTGQRLKSFGRVPAFTLLERSGEPFGTADLKGRVWIANFFFTSCSGICPIMTRHLSQLQTALLQAGLSKVKLVSFSVDPEVDTPAVLARFAQKYGAQPGTWYFLTGRPDVMQELASRGFLLAAAGVNPPEPILHSDRFVLVDAAGRIRKSYIGTDASCVPQIVRDVRNLIAEVSW; translated from the coding sequence ATGGCGGAGAGATGCAGCGGCCATTTGTGGTGGGGAATAGGTGCCGGGACCATCATGGTCGTCGCCGCCATGTACCTGGGACAGGAGTCGCTTACCGGCCAGCGCTTGAAAAGCTTTGGCCGGGTGCCGGCATTCACCCTGCTCGAGCGCAGCGGCGAGCCCTTTGGCACGGCGGATTTAAAGGGCAGGGTTTGGATCGCCAACTTCTTCTTCACGAGCTGCTCGGGCATCTGCCCCATCATGACCCGTCACCTGTCCCAACTGCAAACTGCCCTCCTGCAAGCCGGCCTTTCCAAGGTCAAGCTGGTATCGTTCTCGGTTGACCCCGAAGTGGACACCCCGGCAGTTCTCGCCCGTTTTGCGCAAAAATATGGCGCGCAGCCGGGCACCTGGTATTTTCTCACCGGCAGGCCGGACGTGATGCAGGAGCTCGCCAGCCGGGGCTTTTTGCTTGCCGCCGCGGGTGTCAATCCGCCGGAACCCATCCTGCACAGTGATCGTTTCGTGCTGGTCGATGCCGCCGGCAGAATTCGCAAATCCTACATCGGCACGGATGCGAGCTGCGTGCCGCAAATCGTGCGCGATGTCAGGAACTTGATTGCCGAGGTCTCCTGGTGA
- a CDS encoding DUF420 domain-containing protein codes for MIPLNTLPHLNALLNGASTFFLLLGFWFIRRKRIPQHKFCMLCAVAASLLFLASYLVYHYHAGSKPFQGQGFIRPVYFAILLSHTILAMVNVPLVLITLVRALRERFDQHARLARRWTFPVWLYVSVTGVLVYLMLYQL; via the coding sequence GTGATACCCCTCAACACCCTGCCCCACCTTAATGCGCTGCTCAATGGCGCCAGCACATTCTTTCTGCTGCTGGGATTCTGGTTCATTCGCCGCAAGCGCATCCCGCAGCACAAATTCTGCATGCTGTGTGCGGTGGCGGCGTCGCTTTTGTTTCTTGCCAGTTATCTCGTCTATCATTACCATGCCGGCTCGAAACCCTTTCAGGGGCAGGGATTCATCCGGCCGGTTTATTTTGCCATTCTCCTGTCACACACCATTTTGGCGATGGTCAATGTGCCACTGGTGCTGATCACACTGGTGCGCGCCCTGCGCGAGCGCTTCGATCAGCATGCCCGGCTGGCACGGCGCTGGACGTTTCCGGTCTGGCTGTACGTTTCGGTCACCGGAGTGCTGGTGTACCTGATGCTGTATCAACTCTGA
- a CDS encoding MFS transporter — protein sequence MEKKRSPWLWVPSLYFAEGIPYVVVMTVSVIMYKRLGLSNTDIALYTSWLYLPWVIKPLWSPLVDILKTRRFWIIVMQLVVGAGLGGVALTLPLPGFFQYTLAFLWLLAFSSATHDIAADGFYMLALQQHEQAFFVGIRSTFYRLAMITGQGLLIILAGYLESLSGLPTVEVRVNADPRAQVGAVPVPDSLKVTAQPGALRLVAHPATLQIAAVPRPQSEVDSLLARARAWNLQHGFYQVEQKARTASGTAQQPSWWQRMVVHQLEAFLRRHFGAPAAASSRSGLAGNVGVVFFHLSRPPQAGGEIAVNFGIDTGDKSIALVEGSRFAFHAGNWNRPMMAVIQLDPKLRTEASALFHGRAGNLPLAWSLTFFLLAGMFVLFFAYHKAILPCPAADRPGTQSSRSVLREFFLTFAAFFKKRDIGVILAFLLLYRFAEAQLVKMASPFLLDAREAGGLALTTGQVGFVYGTVGIIALTLGGLLGGFVVARQGLKFWLWPMVLAINVPDAVYVYLAYALPQNFLTINLCVAVEQFGYGFGYTAYMLYMIYVSEGEHKTAHFALCTGLMALGMMLPGMFSGWLQEVIGYQHFFVWVMLATIPPFIIAKRIRLEEDFGRKRSGA from the coding sequence ATGGAGAAGAAACGTTCGCCCTGGCTGTGGGTGCCGAGCCTCTATTTTGCAGAAGGCATTCCCTATGTCGTGGTCATGACCGTCTCCGTGATCATGTACAAGCGCCTGGGCCTCTCCAACACCGACATCGCACTGTACACAAGCTGGCTTTACCTGCCCTGGGTGATCAAACCGCTGTGGAGTCCTCTGGTCGACATTCTCAAAACCAGGCGCTTCTGGATCATCGTCATGCAGCTCGTGGTGGGTGCCGGCCTGGGCGGTGTGGCGCTCACCCTGCCCCTGCCCGGCTTCTTCCAGTATACCCTCGCCTTTCTCTGGCTGCTCGCCTTCAGTTCCGCAACGCATGACATTGCCGCCGATGGTTTTTACATGCTCGCCCTGCAACAGCATGAGCAGGCGTTCTTCGTCGGCATTCGCAGCACGTTTTATCGCCTTGCCATGATCACCGGCCAGGGTCTGCTGATCATCCTTGCCGGATACCTGGAAAGCCTGAGCGGCCTGCCCACGGTCGAGGTGCGCGTGAACGCCGATCCCCGCGCGCAGGTGGGGGCTGTGCCCGTGCCGGATTCGTTGAAAGTCACCGCCCAGCCCGGCGCACTGCGGCTGGTGGCCCACCCCGCCACCCTGCAAATCGCGGCCGTGCCACGTCCGCAAAGCGAAGTGGATTCGCTGCTCGCGCGTGCCCGCGCCTGGAACTTGCAGCACGGCTTCTATCAAGTCGAGCAAAAAGCCCGGACCGCAAGCGGCACGGCGCAACAACCTTCCTGGTGGCAGCGCATGGTGGTGCACCAGCTCGAGGCATTTCTGCGCCGCCACTTCGGCGCCCCCGCAGCGGCGAGCTCGCGAAGCGGATTGGCCGGCAACGTGGGCGTGGTGTTCTTCCATCTCTCGCGGCCGCCGCAAGCCGGCGGGGAGATCGCGGTGAATTTCGGCATCGATACGGGCGACAAGAGCATCGCGCTGGTGGAGGGCAGCCGCTTCGCCTTTCATGCCGGCAACTGGAACCGGCCGATGATGGCAGTGATTCAGCTCGACCCCAAGCTCAGAACGGAGGCAAGCGCGCTGTTTCACGGCCGCGCCGGCAACCTGCCACTGGCCTGGTCCCTCACTTTCTTCCTGCTCGCCGGCATGTTCGTGCTGTTCTTTGCCTATCACAAAGCGATCCTGCCCTGTCCCGCCGCTGACCGGCCCGGGACGCAAAGCTCACGCAGCGTCTTGCGCGAGTTCTTTCTCACGTTCGCCGCCTTCTTCAAAAAGAGGGACATCGGCGTGATCCTCGCGTTTCTCCTGCTCTATCGCTTTGCCGAGGCCCAGCTCGTGAAGATGGCCTCGCCCTTCCTGCTCGATGCCCGCGAAGCCGGCGGCCTGGCCCTGACCACCGGGCAGGTGGGTTTCGTTTATGGCACAGTCGGCATCATCGCCCTGACTTTGGGCGGACTGTTGGGGGGCTTCGTGGTCGCGCGCCAGGGCCTGAAGTTCTGGCTCTGGCCCATGGTGCTGGCCATCAACGTCCCGGACGCCGTGTATGTCTATCTCGCCTATGCGCTGCCGCAAAATTTTCTCACCATCAATCTCTGCGTGGCAGTCGAACAGTTCGGCTACGGCTTTGGCTATACCGCCTACATGCTGTACATGATCTATGTTTCGGAAGGCGAGCACAAGACTGCGCATTTCGCGCTCTGCACCGGCTTGATGGCACTCGGCATGATGCTGCCCGGCATGTTCAGTGGCTGGCTGCAGGAGGTGATCGGCTACCAGCATTTCTTCGTGTGGGTGATGCTCGCCACCATCCCGCCGTTCATCATCGCGAAAAGGATTCGTTTGGAGGAGGATTTTGGCAGGAAACGATCAGGCGCGTGA
- a CDS encoding NfeD family protein, giving the protein MEDWLLWLLVGIVLNILEIFFPGFIPACFGFGCFAAAIAAALDFDLTVQIAVFTATTFIVFLSIRPVFLKVLSRNTHTVATNTERLVGMIGLTLEEVSGLQGQVKLEGEIWSSRSDDGRRLPPGTRVRVLRVEGNKLIVTANGVHPSLN; this is encoded by the coding sequence ATGGAAGACTGGCTGTTGTGGCTGTTGGTCGGTATCGTGCTCAATATTCTGGAAATCTTCTTTCCGGGCTTCATTCCCGCCTGTTTTGGCTTTGGCTGTTTTGCGGCGGCGATTGCCGCGGCGCTGGATTTTGATCTCACCGTTCAAATTGCCGTCTTCACCGCCACCACTTTCATCGTCTTTCTTTCCATCCGGCCGGTGTTCCTGAAAGTCCTGAGCAGGAATACACACACGGTCGCCACCAACACCGAGCGGCTGGTGGGAATGATCGGCCTGACGCTGGAGGAAGTTTCCGGCCTGCAGGGCCAGGTCAAGCTGGAGGGCGAGATCTGGAGCAGTCGCAGTGATGACGGACGCCGCCTGCCGCCGGGCACGCGCGTGCGGGTCTTGCGCGTGGAAGGCAACAAGTTGATTGTGACGGCCAACGGCGTTCATCCCTCATTGAATTAA
- a CDS encoding DinB family protein, with product MTASERAELIGQYREGYAQVAQALHDITPAELDYRWSPQKWTAREIIHHLADSEMTSAIRLRRLLVEEQPRIQAYDQEAFARRLFYARRAIAPALAAFKAARETTVQLLELMTEDDWQRTGQHSESGAYSAETWLRIYAPHAHNHAEQIRQCRARYQEQGRGSG from the coding sequence ATGACGGCATCCGAACGTGCAGAACTGATTGGCCAATATCGGGAAGGCTACGCGCAAGTTGCGCAGGCACTGCATGACATCACACCCGCGGAGCTGGATTATCGCTGGTCGCCGCAGAAATGGACGGCCCGCGAAATTATCCATCATCTCGCGGACAGCGAAATGACCAGTGCCATCCGCTTGCGCCGGTTGCTGGTGGAGGAGCAGCCACGGATTCAGGCCTACGATCAGGAGGCTTTCGCCCGCCGGCTGTTCTACGCCCGCCGCGCGATCGCTCCGGCGCTTGCGGCTTTCAAGGCCGCGCGTGAAACCACTGTCCAGCTCCTGGAGCTGATGACCGAAGACGATTGGCAGCGCACCGGGCAGCACAGCGAGAGCGGCGCCTACTCCGCGGAAACCTGGTTGCGTATTTATGCCCCGCATGCGCACAATCATGCCGAACAGATCCGGCAGTGTCGCGCCCGCTATCAAGAACAAGGCCGCGGGTCGGGCTGA
- a CDS encoding carboxypeptidase-like regulatory domain-containing protein encodes MIRYHTFKQFVVRLCGLSIGLVGCGEAPRDNPLDPLSPHYNSRGHLLVHTQTYYSPNQPLAGVSLLLAPANLVQITDARGQFLFRDLPADTYRVRAMKPGFAADSQEVVVLPQRTAEIFLQLNALPAFPSISVRSENISTWIPITGETLQLVVEARVTDADGLDDIREVKLYSQRFGFLQDLQRSGVDNRFVAVIREEALAPVSLFDLVGERLWLEARDLAGALSVSDPVHLVRIIESTPLVSEPSGLKVTSPRPRFQWVRLRLPFEYRYRIDLSVFNISFPLPVPLRQVDDISSDSSAFVYDSVLSSGAYVWTLSVIDRFSNLSRSREAVFEVK; translated from the coding sequence ATGATTCGGTATCATACGTTCAAGCAGTTTGTGGTGCGGCTGTGCGGCCTCAGCATCGGGCTGGTTGGCTGTGGCGAAGCCCCGCGTGACAACCCGCTCGATCCTCTGTCGCCGCATTACAACAGTCGCGGCCACTTGCTGGTGCACACGCAAACCTACTATTCCCCCAACCAGCCGCTCGCCGGCGTTTCCCTGCTGCTCGCACCGGCCAACCTTGTCCAAATCACCGATGCCCGGGGGCAGTTCCTGTTCCGCGACCTGCCGGCCGACACCTACCGGGTGCGGGCCATGAAGCCGGGCTTTGCCGCTGACTCCCAGGAGGTGGTGGTCCTGCCGCAGCGCACTGCTGAAATCTTTCTGCAGCTCAACGCCCTGCCGGCCTTTCCAAGCATCTCGGTGCGTTCGGAAAACATCAGCACCTGGATACCGATCACCGGCGAAACGCTGCAACTCGTCGTGGAAGCCCGGGTGACAGACGCCGACGGCCTCGATGACATTCGCGAAGTCAAGCTCTACAGTCAGCGTTTCGGCTTCCTGCAGGACCTGCAGCGCAGTGGCGTGGACAACCGCTTCGTGGCGGTCATTCGGGAGGAGGCCCTGGCCCCGGTTTCGCTGTTCGATCTGGTGGGCGAGCGGCTCTGGCTGGAGGCGCGCGATCTTGCCGGTGCCCTGAGCGTTTCGGATCCGGTGCATTTGGTTCGTATCATTGAGTCCACGCCGCTGGTGTCGGAGCCCAGTGGTTTGAAGGTCACCAGCCCCCGGCCGCGCTTTCAGTGGGTGCGGCTGCGGCTGCCTTTCGAATACCGCTACCGCATCGACTTGTCGGTTTTCAATATCTCGTTTCCCCTGCCGGTGCCGCTGCGGCAAGTCGATGACATTTCCTCCGATTCCTCCGCCTTCGTGTACGATTCCGTTCTCAGCAGCGGCGCGTATGTGTGGACGCTGAGTGTGATCGACCGCTTCAGCAATCTCAGTCGCTCGCGCGAAGCGGTTTTCGAAGTGAAATAA
- a CDS encoding amylo-alpha-1,6-glucosidase: protein MKLEHAATTPGPEWLLANGRGGYAMGDQNGKCTRTRHHLLVAVTRPPLQRVAFIRDLHETMQTPAGWREIAWTHFEHDRQVLRFTCKHETVTLVRTVWLAPTFHGVWVRYDLSGSHTPLPLRIVPLLEFLDLETQTPLCDHYSVRRTPAGALVFAQPHDTPLRLEAAPAAHYVPLNIWHDLLLYNELEEPQRHTVYLPFAFEYEVTTPAGLTLLLAYNGPDSWVADAAWQQACETSLVAGEKERVLALPPGLRQLALSARAFVIQRPTMLSLDNTTVLAGYPDFADGGREAMIALPGVLLVTGRFESARQVFRLFLKHVSQGLIPGHFSRRPASPTYDSLDATLWMFVALYEYWQARGDPGFLEENYSLLLEILNCHLRNSAPGVRCDPATGFLHAPDAQRVMTWMNRRVGEWCATPRPGFAVEVQALWHHALCFMAEISRLLGKGAGEQKCRELAAQVAASLVENFWHAGKNCCFDTIPEIGRRSPHSPPVRAGDAAVRPNQVIAAGLPYTAFSTGQTRAVVELALAKLVTPYGLRTLAPDHPAYCGRCTGSEKQRASAVHNGTVHPWLIVPFVTAYLRVCDDQEFLRRTFAPLFAAQNFACDGFVAEMYDGDAPHTPRGAPAYAASSGAVLQAWHLLLK from the coding sequence ATGAAACTCGAGCATGCCGCAACCACCCCCGGCCCGGAATGGCTGCTGGCCAACGGCCGGGGCGGCTATGCCATGGGCGATCAAAACGGCAAGTGCACGCGCACGCGACATCATCTGCTGGTGGCCGTGACCCGCCCACCCTTGCAGCGGGTCGCGTTCATCCGCGACCTGCACGAAACCATGCAGACCCCGGCCGGGTGGCGGGAGATCGCGTGGACCCATTTCGAACACGACCGGCAAGTGCTCAGGTTTACCTGCAAACACGAGACTGTCACCCTCGTCAGGACGGTTTGGCTCGCCCCGACGTTCCACGGCGTGTGGGTACGCTATGACCTCTCGGGCAGTCACACACCGCTGCCTCTGCGCATTGTGCCGCTGCTGGAGTTCCTCGACCTCGAAACCCAGACGCCGCTGTGCGACCACTACTCGGTGCGGCGCACACCGGCGGGCGCGCTCGTCTTCGCACAGCCGCACGACACTCCCCTGCGCCTGGAGGCCGCCCCCGCTGCACACTATGTTCCCCTCAACATCTGGCACGATCTGCTGTTGTACAATGAGCTGGAGGAGCCGCAGCGGCACACTGTTTATCTGCCGTTTGCTTTCGAGTATGAAGTCACCACGCCGGCGGGCCTCACCCTGTTGCTCGCTTACAACGGCCCGGATTCCTGGGTGGCGGACGCCGCGTGGCAACAGGCGTGCGAGACGTCGCTGGTTGCCGGTGAGAAGGAGCGCGTGTTGGCGCTTCCCCCCGGTCTGCGGCAGCTTGCGCTGTCAGCCCGGGCGTTTGTCATTCAGCGGCCGACGATGCTGTCGCTCGACAACACCACGGTGCTCGCCGGCTACCCCGATTTCGCGGATGGCGGCCGTGAAGCGATGATCGCCCTGCCGGGCGTGCTGCTGGTCACCGGCAGATTCGAATCCGCCCGTCAGGTGTTTCGCCTGTTTCTCAAACATGTGAGTCAAGGGTTGATCCCCGGCCATTTCTCCCGCCGGCCGGCAAGCCCCACTTATGACAGCCTGGATGCCACTTTGTGGATGTTCGTCGCGCTGTATGAATATTGGCAGGCCAGGGGAGACCCCGGCTTTCTCGAAGAAAACTACTCCCTGCTGCTGGAGATCCTCAATTGCCATTTGCGCAACAGCGCGCCCGGCGTGCGATGCGATCCGGCCACCGGTTTCCTTCATGCCCCCGATGCGCAGCGCGTGATGACGTGGATGAACCGCCGCGTGGGGGAGTGGTGTGCAACACCGCGGCCGGGTTTCGCCGTCGAAGTGCAGGCGCTCTGGCATCATGCGCTCTGTTTCATGGCGGAGATCTCGCGGCTGCTGGGCAAAGGAGCAGGCGAGCAAAAATGCCGTGAGCTGGCGGCACAGGTGGCCGCCAGTCTTGTCGAAAACTTTTGGCATGCCGGGAAGAATTGTTGCTTCGACACGATTCCGGAGATCGGCCGGCGATCGCCCCATTCACCTCCCGTTCGCGCGGGCGATGCTGCCGTGCGGCCGAATCAGGTGATTGCCGCCGGCCTGCCGTACACGGCATTCTCCACCGGGCAAACCCGCGCCGTGGTCGAGCTGGCGCTCGCCAAGCTCGTGACGCCCTACGGTTTGCGCACGCTTGCGCCCGATCATCCGGCTTACTGTGGGCGTTGCACCGGCTCGGAGAAACAGCGTGCCAGCGCGGTCCACAACGGTACGGTGCATCCCTGGCTCATCGTGCCGTTCGTGACCGCCTATTTGCGCGTCTGCGATGATCAGGAATTTTTGCGTCGAACTTTCGCGCCTTTGTTTGCCGCGCAAAATTTCGCCTGCGATGGTTTCGTGGCGGAGATGTATGATGGCGATGCCCCGCACACGCCGCGGGGCGCACCAGCCTATGCCGCCAGCTCGGGCGCGGTGCTGCAGGCCTGGCACCTGTTGCTGAAATGA
- a CDS encoding PEGA domain-containing protein, whose translation MLTLPTCCRAGHARFRRWLALLTALLAAPAPAQNSHAPGFYRIIGREPGMSIYLDEDTVNTAGQHPPGIYTLRVEREGFFAHVKPVRIISDHVLEINIRSAGSRPRTRPYRQREIVRLHPVPATLVATSDPPGQTVWLDSLEKGTTPVVLENITSGRHVIRIGEVSDTLSLRVFESRRVRAENGRIIDVSAEDLPAEQQRLRLVNLSLFMESEETKARNCRNFDTGRGATFFRLEESGSFLICRLAFENPTDDPVTLPVRFRLYQDSRLIHEVEHDLPIRPGDGNRVCYFHHEWWRTGEYILTVDGIPGNRLGQVRFTVIRP comes from the coding sequence ATGTTGACCCTCCCGACATGCTGCCGGGCCGGTCATGCGCGCTTCCGGCGCTGGCTGGCGCTGCTGACCGCGCTTCTGGCGGCGCCGGCGCCGGCGCAAAACTCACATGCCCCGGGCTTTTATCGCATCATTGGCCGCGAGCCGGGTATGAGCATCTATTTGGATGAAGACACGGTCAACACCGCGGGCCAGCATCCCCCCGGCATCTATACCCTGCGCGTCGAGCGCGAGGGATTTTTTGCCCACGTCAAGCCGGTGCGGATCATCAGCGATCACGTGCTCGAAATCAACATCCGCAGTGCCGGCTCCCGGCCCCGCACCCGCCCCTATCGCCAGCGCGAAATCGTGCGCTTGCATCCCGTCCCGGCCACGCTGGTTGCCACCAGTGACCCGCCCGGACAGACCGTCTGGCTCGACAGCCTGGAGAAAGGCACCACCCCCGTCGTTCTGGAGAACATCACTTCCGGCCGGCATGTCATCCGCATCGGCGAAGTGTCCGACACGCTGAGCCTGCGCGTTTTCGAAAGCCGGCGGGTGCGCGCGGAAAACGGCCGGATTATCGATGTCTCCGCCGAAGATCTGCCCGCGGAGCAACAACGTCTGCGCCTGGTGAATCTCAGCCTGTTCATGGAATCCGAGGAGACCAAAGCGCGCAATTGCCGGAATTTCGATACCGGCCGCGGCGCCACCTTCTTCCGGCTGGAGGAGTCCGGCAGCTTTCTCATTTGCCGGCTGGCTTTCGAAAACCCGACGGATGACCCGGTCACACTGCCGGTGCGTTTCCGGCTCTATCAAGATTCCCGCCTGATTCACGAAGTCGAACACGATTTGCCCATCCGTCCCGGCGATGGCAACCGGGTCTGCTATTTCCATCATGAGTGGTGGCGAACCGGCGAATACATCCTCACCGTGGACGGCATTCCCGGCAACCGCCTCGGCCAGGTACGGTTCACGGTCATTCGGCCGTGA